A region from the Rosa rugosa chromosome 6, drRosRugo1.1, whole genome shotgun sequence genome encodes:
- the LOC133714829 gene encoding uncharacterized protein LOC133714829 isoform X1, translating into MGSEILKEVMDAGAGKERTDGRKGGQSKDAQTPGGSLAREESEKYFYVLYAMQKLSVQMKLLGFGNFTNKRTHGSKGGELEGPGYYNLGNFLCDLTHFVAKVGFDFDLFSIDSDSVYRKMLNDETATHVMEWEPMGSDLLDDRVEKKLREYFKLLEDKGCSSSDMDVADKNRTQGQSNNIKDEESEDNESEDQETEDEDPNLAVENGCDGEKLLGQMKTNDAGESYLRMGDYVFVHVKDSKKEEIRDEEEGDDGCPICPGDHCNLECPWRDNVPPGQQVGRLYDIKCKGCGKWGLACCAEGGLAVLRRCGRCFDFGHWGDVCPNYKYMPLAAFPNYP; encoded by the exons ATGGGTTCGGAAATATTGAAGGAAGTCATGGACGCGGGGGCCGGAAAGGAAAGGACTGATG GTAGAAAGGGGGGACAATCAAAGGATGCTCAAACACCGGGGg GATCACTAGCTCGGGAAGAATCTGAAAAGTATTTCTATGTGCTGTATG CTATGCAAAAGCTTAGTGTCCAGATGAAGCTGCTGGGTTTTGGCAATTTCACTAACAAGAGGACTCATG GTAGCAAGGGGGGAGAATTAGAGGGTCCTGGTTATTACAATTTGGGGAATTTTCTTTGCG ATCTCACACATTTCGTGGCAAAagtgggttttgattttgatttgttttccaTTGATAGTGATTCCGTTTATCGGAAGATGCTGAATGATGAGACCGCGACTCATG TAATGGAATGGGAACCTATGGGATCGGATCTCTTGGATGATCGAGTTGAGAAGAAGCTGCGGGaatatttcaaattactggAGGACAAGGGATGTTCTTCCTCGGATATGGATGTGGCTGACAAGAACAGGACTCAAG GACAAAGCAATAATATCAAGGACGAAGAATCTGAGGACAATGAATCTGAGGACCAGGAAACTGAGGACGAGGATCCGAATCTGGCTGTTGAGAACGGCTGCGATG GTGAAAAATTATTAGGTCAGATGAAAACAAATGATGCTGGAGAGTCTTATCTCCGTATGGGCGACTATGTGTTTGTGCATGTGAAAGACTCTAAAAAGGAAGAAATCAGagacgaagaagaaggagatgacGGTTGTCCCATCTGTCCTGGGGACCACTGTAACTTGGAATGCCCATGGCGAGATAATGTTCCACCAGGCCAACAAGTTGGGCGTCTCTATGACATAAAATGCAAGGGTTGTGGTAAGTGGGGACTTGCATGCTGTGCTGAGGGAGGACTTGCTGTTCTCAGGAGGTGTGGTCgttgttttgattttggtcACTGGGGGGACGTCTGCCCCAACTATAAGTATATGCCCCTTGCGGCCTTCCCAAATTATCCATGA
- the LOC133714829 gene encoding uncharacterized protein LOC133714829 isoform X2: MGSEILKEVMDAGAGKERTDGRKGGQSKDAQTPGGSLAREESEKYFYVLYAMQKLSVQMKLLGFGNFTNKRTHDLTHFVAKVGFDFDLFSIDSDSVYRKMLNDETATHVMEWEPMGSDLLDDRVEKKLREYFKLLEDKGCSSSDMDVADKNRTQGQSNNIKDEESEDNESEDQETEDEDPNLAVENGCDGEKLLGQMKTNDAGESYLRMGDYVFVHVKDSKKEEIRDEEEGDDGCPICPGDHCNLECPWRDNVPPGQQVGRLYDIKCKGCGKWGLACCAEGGLAVLRRCGRCFDFGHWGDVCPNYKYMPLAAFPNYP, encoded by the exons ATGGGTTCGGAAATATTGAAGGAAGTCATGGACGCGGGGGCCGGAAAGGAAAGGACTGATG GTAGAAAGGGGGGACAATCAAAGGATGCTCAAACACCGGGGg GATCACTAGCTCGGGAAGAATCTGAAAAGTATTTCTATGTGCTGTATG CTATGCAAAAGCTTAGTGTCCAGATGAAGCTGCTGGGTTTTGGCAATTTCACTAACAAGAGGACTCATG ATCTCACACATTTCGTGGCAAAagtgggttttgattttgatttgttttccaTTGATAGTGATTCCGTTTATCGGAAGATGCTGAATGATGAGACCGCGACTCATG TAATGGAATGGGAACCTATGGGATCGGATCTCTTGGATGATCGAGTTGAGAAGAAGCTGCGGGaatatttcaaattactggAGGACAAGGGATGTTCTTCCTCGGATATGGATGTGGCTGACAAGAACAGGACTCAAG GACAAAGCAATAATATCAAGGACGAAGAATCTGAGGACAATGAATCTGAGGACCAGGAAACTGAGGACGAGGATCCGAATCTGGCTGTTGAGAACGGCTGCGATG GTGAAAAATTATTAGGTCAGATGAAAACAAATGATGCTGGAGAGTCTTATCTCCGTATGGGCGACTATGTGTTTGTGCATGTGAAAGACTCTAAAAAGGAAGAAATCAGagacgaagaagaaggagatgacGGTTGTCCCATCTGTCCTGGGGACCACTGTAACTTGGAATGCCCATGGCGAGATAATGTTCCACCAGGCCAACAAGTTGGGCGTCTCTATGACATAAAATGCAAGGGTTGTGGTAAGTGGGGACTTGCATGCTGTGCTGAGGGAGGACTTGCTGTTCTCAGGAGGTGTGGTCgttgttttgattttggtcACTGGGGGGACGTCTGCCCCAACTATAAGTATATGCCCCTTGCGGCCTTCCCAAATTATCCATGA